From Cervus canadensis isolate Bull #8, Minnesota chromosome 28, ASM1932006v1, whole genome shotgun sequence, one genomic window encodes:
- the LOC122429419 gene encoding olfactory receptor 2B6-like yields MELINKSHPEEFILLGFADRPWLELPLFIILLITYPMAMMGNIAIILVSKLEPCLHSPMYFFLTNLSFLDMCYTTSIVPQMLFNLGTSKKTISYMGCAVQLYFFHIMGGTECLLLAVMSFDRYMAICKPLHYTLIMNQRVCILLAATVWLTGMTYAISEATVTLQLPLCGHNTLDHLLCEIPVLIKTACGEKGANELTLSVVCTFMLAVPLCLILVSYACIGHAVFKIKSSEGRKKAFGTCSSHLIVVFLFYGPGISMYLQPPSSISRDQPKFMALFYGVVTPALNPFIYTLRNKDVKGALGNLMRSIFTSK; encoded by the coding sequence ATGGAACTAATTAACAAAAGCCATCCTGAAGAGTTTATTCTACTAGGTTTTGCTGACCGTCCTTGGCTAGAGCTTCCTCTATTCATTATTCTGCTTATAACATACCCCATGGCCATGATGGGAAACATAGCCATCATTCTGGTGTCCAAATTAGAACCCTGTCTGCACAgccccatgtatttcttcctcacCAACCTCTCCTTTTTGGACATGTGCTACACCACAAGCATTGTCCCTCAGATGCTCTTTAACCTGGGAACGTCTAAGAAGACTATCAGCTATATGGGGTGTGCAGTTCAGCTTTATTTCTTCCACATAATGGGGGGCACAGAATGTCTGCTTTTGGCTGTTATGTCTTTTGATCGCTacatggccatctgcaagcctctACACTACACCCTCATCATGAATCAGCGCGTCTGTATCTTATTAGCGGCCACCGTGTGGCTGACTGGAATGACCTATGCTATCTCAGAGGCCACTGTCACATTACAGTTACCACTGTGTGGTCACAATACCCTGGACCACTTGCTGTGTGAGATTCCTGTTCTGATAAAGACTGCCTGTGGTGAAAAGGGTGCTAATGAGCTCACACTCTCTGTGGTATGTACTTTTATGTTAGCTGTACCGCTATGCTTAATTCTTGTTTCCTATGCTTGTATTGGACATGCTGTATTTAAGATTAAATcttcagagggaaggaaaaaagcctTTGGGACATGTTCTTcccatctcattgtagttttcttattttatggcCCAGGTATCAGCATGTACCTTCAGCCCCCCTCCTCCATCTCAAGAGACCAGCCCAAGTTCATGGCTCTGTTCTATGGAGTGGTGACTCCTGCACTCAACCCTTTCATCTACACTCTGAGGAATAAGGATGTAAAGGGGGCACTGGGCAATCTGATGAGGAGCATTTTCACTTCCAAGTGA